Genomic DNA from Paenibacillus sp. MBLB1832:
TGGGATTGAAAATTATTTTGGCCCAGGAAGAAGAGCGGAAACGTATCGCCCGAGAAATCCATGACGGCATGGCGCAAACCTTAGCTAATGTCGTGTTGCGAACAGAAATCGCACAAAGGATGCTCGTAAAAGAGGATATTTCGGCTGTGAAAGACGAATTAGTTGATTTAAAGGGACAAGTCAGAGGCGGACTTGAGGAAGTTCGTAAGATCATCTTCAACCTCCGTCCAATGGCGCTCGATGATCTGGGCATTGTACCTACGCTGCGGAAATACGTGCAGGACTTCGAAGATAAATATCGAATCCATACACAATTCAACTTGGTTGGGAAGGAGACTCGCATACCCTCAGGGCTTGAAATTGCTATTTTCCGACTCGTACAAGAAGCTTTATCGAATGTGTACAAGCATGCCAAAGCGACCTTTGTGTCAGTTGAGCTCACGTTAGAACCAGATCAAGTACAAATCTATGTTGTAGACAACGGTGTTGGCTTTGATGTTCCATTGACAGAGATTCGAATCGCCAAGGGCAATAATTTTGGCTTACTGGGAATGCGAGAGCGTGTAGAACTGCTAGAAGGTTCCATGGTTTTGGAATCCGAGAAAGACTCAGGTACTAAAATTACAATGCTCATTCCGATCGGCGGCGTTGGAGAGAACAAGGAGGATAATCAGAATGGACAACACGGCGAGTCATAATCGCAATGTACAGATTGTCATTGCAGACG
This window encodes:
- a CDS encoding sensor histidine kinase, which produces MQPDAIDRVIKNAINVMESSKYQLFEIAEASRLEKETLARELEEIKHETRVTIDLVDTLERDYKRSRIRLTEVSRDFNKYREEDIKIAYEAAIAFQLQLTIAREKENNLKNRRNDLQVRMKNVDKQVERAETIVSQMNVALEYLSGDLNQVTRIIESAKNRQLLGLKIILAQEEERKRIAREIHDGMAQTLANVVLRTEIAQRMLVKEDISAVKDELVDLKGQVRGGLEEVRKIIFNLRPMALDDLGIVPTLRKYVQDFEDKYRIHTQFNLVGKETRIPSGLEIAIFRLVQEALSNVYKHAKATFVSVELTLEPDQVQIYVVDNGVGFDVPLTEIRIAKGNNFGLLGMRERVELLEGSMVLESEKDSGTKITMLIPIGGVGENKEDNQNGQHGES